A genomic window from Fibrobacterota bacterium includes:
- a CDS encoding glutamate synthase subunit beta, with protein MGKETGFKEFERKAYGYKPVEERIKGYDEFLVAPTEKELVEQGGRCMNCGVPFCHNGCPLGNIIPDFNDYVWRGKWDKAYESLRSTNNFPEITGRICPAPCESACVVGLIKPSVSIKALELSIVERAWKDGTASPKPPKVRTGKRVAVVGSGPAGLAAADQLNRAGHSVVVFERAEKVGGLTRYGIPDFKLPKNVVQRRADLMAAEGVEFRTLANVGVNVPVSELRNGFDAILLAGGATSPRDLPIPGREGTGVYPAMEFLSQSNHRVSKLEGVRNQRGEKIPEILATGKNVLVIGGGDTGSDCVGTSIRQGAKSVLQIELLPKPPEGRTEKTPWPTHPGPAMFSTSSSQAEGCQRDWSIASKEILRDASGNVTGVRAVRLDWSKGKPEEIAGSEWVIPAELVLLAMGFLGPESKGLLDELGVEKDERSNVKAVNYATSVKGVFAAGDMRRGQSLVVWAISEGREAARAIDAFLSGSRSLLAAKASSLSQG; from the coding sequence ATGGGCAAGGAGACCGGATTCAAGGAGTTCGAGCGCAAGGCCTACGGCTACAAGCCGGTGGAAGAGCGCATCAAGGGCTACGACGAGTTTTTGGTGGCCCCCACCGAAAAGGAACTGGTTGAGCAGGGCGGACGCTGCATGAACTGCGGCGTTCCTTTCTGCCACAACGGTTGCCCGCTGGGGAACATCATTCCCGACTTCAACGACTACGTGTGGCGCGGCAAGTGGGACAAGGCCTACGAGTCCCTGCGCAGCACCAACAACTTCCCGGAAATCACGGGCAGAATCTGTCCGGCTCCCTGCGAGTCGGCCTGTGTCGTGGGTCTGATCAAGCCTTCGGTTTCGATCAAGGCATTGGAATTGTCGATCGTGGAACGCGCCTGGAAGGACGGCACCGCCTCCCCCAAGCCGCCCAAGGTCCGCACCGGCAAGCGCGTGGCCGTGGTGGGATCGGGCCCTGCGGGCCTGGCCGCCGCTGATCAACTGAATCGCGCGGGTCATTCCGTGGTGGTGTTCGAGCGTGCCGAGAAGGTGGGTGGACTCACCCGCTACGGCATCCCCGATTTCAAGCTGCCCAAGAACGTGGTCCAGCGCCGCGCCGACCTCATGGCCGCCGAAGGTGTGGAATTCCGCACCTTGGCCAATGTGGGCGTGAACGTGCCGGTGTCGGAACTGCGCAACGGGTTCGACGCCATCCTGTTGGCTGGTGGAGCCACTTCGCCCCGTGACCTTCCGATCCCGGGCCGCGAAGGCACGGGAGTGTACCCGGCCATGGAGTTCCTGTCGCAGAGCAACCATCGCGTGTCCAAGCTGGAAGGCGTTCGCAACCAGCGCGGCGAGAAGATCCCGGAGATTCTGGCCACCGGCAAGAACGTGCTGGTGATCGGCGGTGGCGACACCGGTTCCGACTGCGTGGGTACCTCCATCCGCCAAGGCGCGAAGTCGGTCCTGCAGATCGAGCTTCTGCCCAAGCCCCCGGAAGGACGCACGGAGAAGACCCCATGGCCCACCCATCCGGGACCGGCCATGTTTTCCACCAGCTCCTCCCAGGCCGAAGGTTGCCAGCGCGACTGGTCCATCGCCTCCAAGGAAATCCTGCGCGACGCGTCGGGAAATGTCACGGGCGTGCGCGCCGTGCGCCTGGACTGGTCCAAGGGCAAGCCGGAGGAAATCGCGGGTTCGGAATGGGTGATCCCTGCGGAACTGGTGCTTTTGGCCATGGGCTTCCTGGGACCGGAATCCAAGGGCTTGCTGGACGAGCTTGGCGTGGAGAAGGACGAGCGCTCCAACGTGAAGGCCGTGAACTACGCGACTTCCGTCAAGGGCGTGTTCGCTGCCGGCGACATGCGCCGCGGTCAATCGCTGGTGGTGTGGGCGATCTCGGAGGGCCGCGAGGCCGCCCGTGCGATCGACGCCTTCCTGAGCGGCTCGCGTTCGCTGTTGGCCGCCAAGGCCTCCAGCCTCAGCCAGGGCTGA
- a CDS encoding M50 family metallopeptidase, with amino-acid sequence MKRTLLALCLALVAIFFSDTIFLRPLWLLVTALHEASHGLAAVVLGGEITSFHVNFDAGGWCGYRMAPSFFKQLMVASAGYTGSLLIGGLLLVIAAATKKDRWVLAAFGLLLMYLSWLCLKSAGLFGTLFCAGTGLAFLGLARAPLGQVHDFLLRTLALCCMFMAAWDVKDDLVDRTVEGSDGDVIAKMLHIPSLWVGVAWLVVSIVLLGLFLRWSAKVEKGV; translated from the coding sequence GTGAAACGTACCCTACTCGCGCTCTGCCTGGCCCTGGTGGCCATCTTCTTCTCCGACACCATCTTCCTGCGTCCGCTGTGGCTTCTGGTCACGGCCCTCCACGAAGCCAGCCACGGCCTGGCCGCAGTCGTTCTGGGAGGCGAGATCACCTCCTTCCATGTGAATTTCGATGCGGGTGGATGGTGCGGCTACCGCATGGCTCCATCGTTTTTCAAGCAATTGATGGTGGCTTCGGCGGGTTACACCGGAAGTCTCCTGATCGGTGGGTTGTTGCTGGTGATCGCCGCGGCCACAAAAAAGGACCGCTGGGTGCTTGCCGCCTTCGGCCTCTTGCTGATGTACCTCTCGTGGTTGTGCCTGAAAAGCGCGGGCTTGTTCGGAACCCTCTTTTGCGCGGGCACGGGCTTGGCGTTTCTGGGGCTGGCACGGGCTCCCTTGGGTCAGGTCCACGACTTTCTGCTGCGGACACTCGCTCTGTGCTGCATGTTCATGGCCGCGTGGGATGTGAAGGACGACCTGGTGGATCGGACGGTGGAAGGCTCGGACGGCGACGTGATCGCCAAGATGCTCCACATTCCCTCGCTGTGGGTGGGAGTGGCTTGGCTCGTGGTTTCCATCGTGCTGCTGGGGTTGTTCCTGCGCTGGTCGGCCAAGGTGGAAAAGGGAGTCTGA
- a CDS encoding fibronectin type III domain-containing protein, producing the protein MHSFLRSRLWGVISACVASMSPLVMAQTAKVPAQSIQLSVSNGTARFQGVGLAGASGTPALPKYTLSFLLPPGTDPRTVSVRIDGLKEENLPGSYDVAPIPALSTQGREYWPAHARISKGRDLNVYQKNAFTPANHLGRIRFGRMGAYMVAEVDIHDYLYNPVTGQLRRLVDGTVSIQIASPARTASLAGAAIAGTANRKLADQLRGLVVNFDQAIGAYAQAQAGSAKLAASTTTYTIVTTESILQNSTKLGAFADAKAAAGFEVELVTGSTNYLRNAGTWACRSTGCQGGWGGGQGDAAAEALRSWLKANYVAHNIEYALLVGNPDPDTGSVPMKKMWPRLSETTDRDAPSDYYFAELTGNWDLNGDGFSGQEGVDDGIGGLDKFCEIAVGRVPFYGNFADLDRILAKTVRYMQETDISWRSNVLFSARQMFSPFNNHYVAELLRTDLLAPKGWGVYRVYDSAFGVSPEKTPTTEPNVLDAWKSNPSGYHMWLTHGFSEGASDVFTSASAPMLDDLHPSITFQLSCLTSYPETPANLSYAILKNGGIATVGATRVSWLWADEQLFEGDNGSYGNMGNKFTRYLIQDTLPVGKALSRLRATTDGWLMNMEVFNVYGDPSLVLGDAPIRAASRPTSLTAESGERRIALRWTPSLRASSYTVLRATSASGPFVALPTSVQTSSFEDLDVVNNTRYFYTVFASNPSGQSGNSDTVQATPTAPTNDLRVQYRVGDASATDNQIKPYFAVVNTGSKTESLAGSKIRYWFSNDNASALQVTCDWAQMGCSNLSVSSATAQAPGAGADRYIEVTFRSDAPVLAAGASTGDIQLRVNHTDWTSFNEIGDYSYDANAKSYAVTDKSCLYSATGERIAGMEPGPVSLPATPTGLSATAGSGSVSLKWNASRQATSYDVFRGQTLVAPTLLGSTVDTVFTDRTLQNGTTYLYSVTAKNASGTSARSTEVSATPMGAPGAPSIVSLVAGDSKATVTWTAVANATFYSVKSSAKPGDTVALSITTPATSLEFNGLANGTAYTFVVSASNSYGQSPNSAPMVVTPNGVVLPAAPTNLKAVATDAKVTLSWNSSATATSYVIERADATHPYSQIATSTTLSFSDITVANGTKYLYRVRAKNAGGTGAPSDAVEATPSKSVEPCSPATNMTGGSSGNFNTTASVCKRTTANISGWGCSNFSGRTVKVNGVTVACGAALPAKTSTGYYYFDIGAGAYSWASMYWW; encoded by the coding sequence ATGCACTCCTTCCTGCGCAGTCGATTGTGGGGCGTGATCTCCGCATGTGTCGCTTCGATGTCTCCGCTGGTCATGGCCCAAACGGCCAAGGTTCCCGCCCAAAGCATCCAACTCTCCGTTTCCAACGGCACCGCCCGTTTCCAGGGAGTCGGACTGGCTGGCGCTTCCGGAACGCCTGCGCTGCCCAAATACACGTTGTCCTTCCTGCTCCCGCCGGGGACGGACCCGAGGACCGTGTCCGTCCGGATCGACGGGTTGAAGGAAGAAAACCTTCCAGGCAGCTACGACGTCGCACCGATTCCAGCCCTTTCCACCCAGGGCAGGGAGTACTGGCCTGCGCACGCGCGGATTTCGAAGGGACGCGATCTCAACGTCTACCAGAAGAACGCCTTCACTCCGGCGAACCATCTGGGAAGAATCCGCTTTGGGAGAATGGGAGCCTACATGGTGGCGGAGGTGGACATCCACGACTACCTGTACAATCCCGTCACCGGCCAACTGCGCAGACTCGTCGATGGAACGGTCTCCATCCAAATCGCCTCACCCGCCAGGACCGCGAGCCTCGCGGGCGCCGCGATCGCGGGAACGGCCAATCGGAAACTCGCCGACCAGCTCCGAGGTCTTGTGGTGAACTTCGACCAGGCGATCGGCGCCTACGCCCAGGCGCAAGCCGGATCGGCCAAGCTCGCCGCGTCCACCACCACCTACACGATCGTGACCACCGAATCCATCCTCCAAAACAGCACGAAGCTGGGCGCCTTCGCCGATGCCAAGGCAGCCGCCGGATTCGAAGTGGAACTTGTGACCGGCTCAACCAACTATCTGCGCAACGCAGGGACCTGGGCCTGCCGATCCACCGGATGCCAAGGTGGCTGGGGAGGCGGCCAGGGAGATGCCGCCGCCGAAGCGCTGCGGAGTTGGCTGAAAGCCAACTACGTGGCCCACAACATCGAGTACGCCCTGCTCGTCGGGAATCCAGATCCAGATACCGGCAGCGTCCCCATGAAGAAGATGTGGCCTCGTCTTTCGGAAACAACCGACCGCGACGCCCCGAGCGACTACTACTTCGCCGAGCTGACCGGAAATTGGGACCTCAATGGCGACGGATTTTCCGGACAGGAAGGCGTCGACGACGGCATCGGCGGACTGGACAAATTCTGTGAAATCGCCGTGGGACGCGTTCCCTTCTACGGGAACTTCGCCGACCTGGACAGGATCCTGGCCAAGACCGTCCGCTACATGCAGGAGACCGACATTTCCTGGCGTTCCAACGTCCTGTTCTCCGCCCGCCAGATGTTTTCCCCGTTCAACAACCACTACGTGGCCGAATTGCTCAGAACCGACCTGTTGGCCCCCAAGGGATGGGGAGTCTACCGCGTCTACGACTCCGCCTTCGGCGTGAGTCCGGAAAAAACTCCCACCACCGAACCCAACGTGCTGGATGCCTGGAAGAGCAACCCCTCCGGGTACCACATGTGGCTCACCCACGGTTTTTCCGAGGGTGCCTCCGACGTGTTCACCAGCGCAAGCGCCCCGATGTTGGATGACCTCCATCCCTCCATCACCTTCCAACTCAGCTGCCTGACCTCCTACCCGGAAACTCCCGCCAATCTTTCCTACGCCATCCTGAAAAACGGCGGCATCGCCACGGTGGGTGCCACGCGCGTTTCCTGGCTGTGGGCCGACGAACAGCTCTTCGAGGGCGACAACGGCTCCTACGGGAACATGGGCAACAAATTCACCCGCTACCTGATCCAGGACACCCTGCCCGTAGGCAAAGCCCTCTCGAGGCTGCGCGCCACCACCGACGGCTGGTTGATGAACATGGAAGTCTTCAACGTCTACGGCGATCCCTCGCTGGTGCTGGGCGACGCCCCCATCCGAGCCGCTTCGCGCCCCACCTCGTTGACCGCCGAGTCGGGTGAGCGCAGAATCGCTCTGAGATGGACTCCTTCCTTGAGAGCATCCTCCTACACGGTCCTACGCGCCACCTCCGCCAGCGGTCCCTTCGTCGCCTTGCCCACCTCCGTGCAAACCTCGAGTTTCGAGGACCTGGATGTCGTGAACAACACCCGGTATTTCTACACCGTCTTCGCATCGAACCCGAGCGGACAAAGCGGGAATTCCGACACCGTCCAGGCCACCCCGACCGCCCCCACCAACGACCTGCGGGTACAATACCGTGTTGGGGACGCATCGGCCACCGACAACCAGATCAAACCCTACTTCGCGGTGGTGAACACTGGGTCGAAGACCGAGTCCCTCGCCGGGTCGAAGATCCGCTATTGGTTTTCCAACGACAACGCGTCGGCCTTGCAGGTGACCTGCGACTGGGCGCAAATGGGCTGCTCCAACCTGTCCGTTTCCAGCGCGACCGCCCAAGCGCCGGGGGCCGGAGCCGATCGGTACATCGAAGTCACGTTCCGTTCCGACGCACCCGTGCTGGCCGCCGGAGCGAGCACCGGCGACATCCAGCTGCGGGTGAACCACACCGACTGGACCAGCTTCAACGAGATCGGCGACTACTCCTACGATGCCAACGCGAAAAGCTACGCGGTGACGGACAAATCTTGTCTTTACTCCGCCACGGGCGAGCGGATCGCAGGGATGGAACCCGGACCGGTCTCGCTCCCGGCCACGCCGACCGGACTTTCCGCGACCGCCGGCAGCGGAAGCGTCTCCCTGAAGTGGAACGCGTCCCGCCAAGCCACCTCCTACGATGTGTTCCGCGGACAAACGCTTGTCGCCCCCACCTTGCTGGGAAGCACCGTGGACACGGTCTTCACCGACCGCACGCTGCAAAACGGGACCACCTACCTCTATTCGGTGACCGCGAAGAACGCCTCCGGAACCAGCGCGAGATCCACCGAGGTTTCCGCCACGCCGATGGGCGCACCTGGGGCGCCCTCGATCGTGTCGTTGGTCGCCGGCGACTCCAAGGCGACGGTGACCTGGACCGCCGTGGCCAACGCGACCTTCTACAGCGTCAAGTCATCGGCCAAGCCCGGCGACACCGTGGCGCTTTCGATCACCACTCCGGCCACGAGCCTGGAATTCAACGGGTTGGCGAACGGAACGGCGTACACCTTCGTGGTCAGCGCATCGAACAGCTACGGACAAAGCCCCAACTCCGCTCCGATGGTTGTCACGCCAAACGGAGTGGTTTTGCCTGCCGCCCCCACCAACCTCAAAGCGGTCGCCACGGATGCCAAGGTGACCCTCAGCTGGAACTCGTCGGCTACAGCCACATCGTACGTGATCGAACGCGCCGATGCCACCCACCCCTACAGCCAGATCGCGACGTCCACCACGTTGTCATTTTCTGACATCACCGTGGCCAACGGCACCAAGTACCTCTACCGGGTCCGCGCAAAGAACGCCGGCGGAACCGGTGCTCCTTCCGATGCGGTGGAAGCCACTCCCAGCAAATCGGTCGAGCCTTGCAGCCCCGCCACGAATATGACCGGCGGAAGCTCTGGCAACTTCAACACCACCGCTTCGGTGTGCAAGCGCACCACCGCGAACATCTCGGGCTGGGGTTGCTCGAACTTTTCCGGGCGGACGGTGAAAGTCAATGGTGTGACCGTTGCCTGCGGCGCGGCCCTCCCGGCCAAGACTTCCACGGGCTACTACTACTTCGACATCGGTGCCGGCGCCTATTCCTGGGCCAGCATGTATTGGTGGTAA
- a CDS encoding type II secretion system protein — protein MPEILAVIAIIGILAAMAVPRFMRFIHLSRIESTTQILVKDMEWVKLAATRSGTKHYIRFFTDADSSSYEVWKENSDPIDNRFNAGEDSLIKRVSLETPVRIGGQDASVPAAPIAPLGVIPSNVMGIGYTDEICRDDGVVAGQGSWTGSSSRWNQTGRVAVEIGRRWWEPTTCAVWKFPPSRWRLRRWTAMRCTSTAAWEIPPSPPTSPVTFTWVATTT, from the coding sequence ATGCCTGAAATCCTGGCCGTGATCGCGATCATCGGAATTCTCGCGGCCATGGCCGTGCCCCGTTTCATGAGATTCATCCACCTCAGTCGGATTGAATCCACCACCCAGATCCTGGTCAAGGACATGGAATGGGTGAAGCTCGCCGCCACTCGCTCGGGAACCAAGCACTACATCCGGTTCTTCACGGATGCGGATTCCAGCTCCTACGAAGTTTGGAAGGAAAATTCCGATCCCATCGACAATCGATTCAATGCCGGGGAAGACAGCCTCATCAAGCGCGTCAGTCTGGAGACCCCGGTGCGCATCGGCGGTCAGGATGCCTCCGTCCCGGCGGCTCCCATCGCTCCACTGGGAGTGATACCCAGCAATGTAATGGGCATCGGCTACACGGATGAAATCTGTCGGGACGATGGCGTGGTGGCCGGGCAAGGATCCTGGACGGGATCAAGCTCGCGCTGGAATCAAACGGGACGGGTCGCAGTGGAGATCGGCAGACGGTGGTGGGAACCTACCACATGCGCGGTCTGGAAGTTTCCGCCATCACGGTGGCGCCTGCGGAGGTGGACAGCTATGCGCTGTACATCAACGGCAGCATGGGAAATTCCACCATCGCCACCAACATCACCGGTGACGTTTACGTGGGTGGCAACAACCACCTGA
- a CDS encoding lipocalin family protein: MRTWVLISLCGILVGCDSNSSVGASESSPQSPATHAPKADPLPPISPLRSTSISLDQLGVQLDRPLAAVSTIPDPVESDPTGLATIHLETNQTTPPEVFLKIDAQDSAYRIDPLPGPDGGYDVQVSGPPNSFANVFFSLFIKGENLAELRGLLRFGPAPDPSKRKYLRLQFSYDDPSYERPGAARYLIGEGATMTYRGETTPLERSTRVLDVTEICGQGPAVLHNADLRGIRFMGAEISTYPVSSVNQLYWVSCGMDTTINEITLPFRVNEMKGLICDASHSDVFGTFRATDWSWRTSTSSSPISLQNFHTYPSERGAEWKEFRSVFAQPSGYIDAGPKSVLGTSGRSADLVQRFLRLEGEDIRTCVTRGGSKCSEHKAAPAIGEPGGWILYHAFSAGQLQGSWRVAESVNSQVLIVFNFAADGTFTRLDANPTKDGDGGVMDLGTYQISGTTLILNRTGRKTKDSTSQVWKERIVEPSQKSYEFYLSGSSLLLVHPDDLGNPDTLALSSI, translated from the coding sequence ATGCGAACATGGGTTTTGATTTCACTGTGCGGGATACTGGTGGGTTGCGATTCCAATTCGTCCGTGGGCGCTTCCGAGTCGTCCCCCCAGTCCCCAGCGACCCATGCACCCAAAGCCGATCCCCTCCCACCGATCAGTCCGTTGCGTTCGACCTCGATTTCGTTGGATCAGCTGGGCGTGCAGTTGGATCGTCCCCTGGCTGCGGTTTCGACCATCCCAGATCCGGTCGAATCCGACCCCACCGGATTGGCGACGATCCATCTGGAAACAAATCAAACCACGCCACCCGAGGTCTTCCTGAAGATCGATGCCCAGGACAGCGCTTATCGGATCGATCCCCTTCCGGGCCCCGATGGCGGATACGATGTCCAGGTCTCGGGTCCCCCGAATTCCTTCGCCAACGTTTTCTTCTCCTTGTTCATCAAAGGCGAAAATCTCGCGGAACTTCGCGGTTTGTTGCGCTTCGGACCAGCACCCGATCCAAGCAAACGGAAATATCTCCGGCTCCAGTTTTCCTACGACGATCCTTCATACGAACGACCTGGAGCAGCCCGCTATCTGATCGGCGAGGGTGCGACCATGACCTATCGCGGGGAAACGACTCCTCTCGAACGATCGACGAGAGTCCTCGATGTGACAGAAATTTGCGGCCAGGGCCCTGCAGTCTTGCACAATGCCGATCTGCGCGGAATCCGTTTCATGGGAGCCGAAATCAGCACCTATCCGGTCAGCTCCGTGAACCAACTCTATTGGGTATCCTGCGGCATGGACACCACCATCAACGAGATCACCCTGCCCTTTCGGGTCAACGAGATGAAAGGCCTCATCTGTGACGCATCCCATAGTGATGTGTTCGGCACATTCAGAGCCACCGATTGGTCATGGCGAACATCCACCAGCTCGTCCCCGATTTCCCTACAGAATTTCCATACCTACCCTTCGGAGCGAGGAGCGGAATGGAAGGAATTTCGCTCCGTTTTCGCCCAACCCAGTGGATACATCGATGCCGGCCCCAAGAGCGTGCTGGGAACCAGCGGTCGAAGCGCCGACCTGGTCCAGCGCTTTCTGAGACTGGAAGGGGAGGACATCCGAACCTGCGTCACCAGAGGCGGATCCAAATGTTCCGAGCACAAGGCCGCACCAGCCATTGGAGAGCCAGGAGGGTGGATACTCTACCACGCGTTCTCAGCGGGACAGCTCCAAGGCAGCTGGCGAGTGGCGGAATCCGTCAACTCGCAAGTTCTCATTGTCTTCAATTTCGCCGCGGATGGCACCTTCACACGACTCGATGCGAATCCCACCAAGGATGGAGACGGCGGGGTCATGGATCTGGGAACCTACCAGATTTCGGGGACCACCCTGATTCTCAACCGAACAGGGCGGAAGACGAAGGACTCCACTTCGCAGGTTTGGAAGGAGCGTATCGTAGAGCCCTCCCAAAAGTCCTATGAATTCTATCTGAGCGGCTCCTCCTTGCTGCTCGTTCATCCGGATGATCTTGGAAATCCGGACACCCTCGCGCTCAGCAGCATCTAG
- a CDS encoding glycoside hydrolase family 43 protein, with protein MRRSPIAKASFVHLLCLLAATLSTKAVQAADPFTAYLFAYFTGNDKAQEAIRFALSDDGYAYKALNKGNAVISSAAISATGGIRDPHILRGENGDYYMVATDMVSANGWNSNRGMVLLKSTNLVDWTSAQVNIPKAFPSLAAADRVWAPQTIWDPSVNKYMVYFAMRLGGSDPDKIYWAYANSSFTALETTPKVLYSYNGLAAIDGDIVLKDGTYTLFFKTEGNGNGIKSATSQKLTGPYTLRDKYLQPTTSAVEGSCVFKLSNSDTWILMYDLYTTGKYQFATSKDLLNFTLATQSPSFDFTPRHGTVIPITAAEKKALQAKWDPTASTSARAVPAIDPSITRESKRLNLQWGGFDASGSR; from the coding sequence ATGCGCAGATCTCCCATCGCCAAAGCCAGTTTTGTGCATTTGCTGTGCTTGCTCGCAGCGACCCTCTCCACGAAGGCTGTCCAGGCGGCCGACCCGTTCACCGCCTATCTGTTCGCGTACTTCACAGGAAACGACAAGGCCCAGGAAGCCATCCGTTTTGCCTTGAGCGACGACGGCTACGCCTACAAGGCCCTCAACAAGGGCAACGCTGTGATCTCGTCCGCCGCCATCAGCGCCACCGGTGGGATCCGCGACCCGCACATCCTGCGCGGCGAAAACGGCGACTACTACATGGTGGCCACGGACATGGTCTCGGCCAATGGCTGGAACTCCAACCGTGGCATGGTGCTCCTCAAGTCCACCAACCTGGTGGATTGGACCTCCGCCCAGGTGAACATCCCCAAGGCGTTCCCCTCCCTGGCCGCAGCCGATCGGGTTTGGGCCCCACAGACCATCTGGGATCCTTCCGTGAACAAGTACATGGTCTACTTCGCGATGCGATTGGGAGGATCGGATCCCGACAAGATCTACTGGGCCTACGCCAACAGTTCCTTCACCGCACTGGAAACCACTCCGAAAGTCCTCTACTCCTACAACGGACTGGCCGCGATCGACGGGGACATCGTGCTGAAAGACGGAACGTACACGCTGTTCTTCAAGACCGAAGGCAACGGCAACGGCATCAAATCCGCGACCAGCCAGAAATTGACAGGTCCTTACACGCTGCGCGACAAGTACCTGCAACCGACCACCAGCGCCGTGGAAGGATCGTGCGTGTTCAAGCTATCGAATTCCGACACCTGGATTCTGATGTACGACCTATACACCACCGGTAAGTACCAGTTCGCCACCAGCAAGGACTTGCTGAATTTCACCCTCGCCACCCAATCGCCCAGCTTCGACTTCACGCCCCGACACGGCACGGTGATCCCCATCACGGCAGCGGAGAAAAAGGCGCTGCAGGCCAAGTGGGATCCTACGGCCTCCACCTCGGCCCGAGCGGTGCCAGCGATCGATCCGTCAATCACGAGGGAATCGAAACGGTTGAACCTCCAGTGGGGCGGATTCGATGCCTCGGGCTCCCGCTAG